From Geotalea uraniireducens Rf4:
CGTCAACCTCCTCCTCGCCGGTAATAATGCGAAAAACCGAGGTCTTGCCGGCGCCGTTGGGACCCACCAGCCCGGTCCGCGTACCGGGAAGTATCTGAAAACTCGCATCGCGAAAAAGAAGCTGCGAGCCGTGCTGCTTGGTAATGTTCGACAGGTGAATCATCCGGGGATCTCCATGCGTTGAATAGTATATTGATTTTGTTAGCACGCCGGTTGGCCGGGTGACAACTTAAATTTTCCCAAGGAAAGATGGGCATAAAAAAAGTCTGCAATTGCAGACTTTTTTCATCAAGAAGAACAACTTTACAGAGGCGCTGAGCAAAAATGCAGAGTTTCCTATGTTACGGCTTTTGTCCCTTTTCGTTCACAAGCTTTAAAATTGCATCCGTTACGTCCTGCACATCCACCCCGCTGCCGAGATAGAGGATATCCTTCTTTACGCAGATGGCCGTGTAACCGTTGGCCTTGCCGTAAGCAACAGCGGCTTGCTCGATATCCTGGTAGAGCTTGCGGGAAATCTCCTCCTGAAAGGCCTGCATCTCATTTTCCGCTTTCTGGACAAACTTCTGGTATTCCTCGACCTTCTTCTCAAAATCCTTGGCCTTGGCCGCCCGCTGTTCTGGGGTTAAGGTCGCCAGCTTTGCCTGGATCGCGGCCTTCTTTTTTTCCAGCTGCTTCTGTTTGGCCGCGATCTGGCTTTTATATTTATCGGATTTTTCCTCGAACCGGGCTTTGGCCGCCTTACCCTGGACCGATTCGCTGCCCAGCTTGAGCATATCCGCATAGCCGAACTTTATGGTCCGTTCTGCCTTGCCCGGTTCAACGCCTTTCACTGCAGGGCTTGTCAAGGCCGGTAAAGCCGGTTGCACAACTGTTTCGACTTTCGGTTCAGGAACGGGCTTGGTTTCCTCTGCGCCAGCCAAGATTGGCAAGGTAGCAAGAAGGACGGCGACAAAGATTTTCCTCAATGGTTTATACATTCCAGTACCTCATTCCGGCAGGCTTCACCCGACCGTTGATTTGTCTCAGCGCGAAAAGGATAGCGCGTTTTCACCCATTAGGCAAACAAAGAACGCACCGACCTCGCACACACACCCTTTTACAGCCCTATCACGATTTGTCCATTAATAGAATATGCAGGACATTCTCCTCATGTTTGCCGACAAAACTGCCGATAAGAGTTATACCCTCGACAGAAGGGATAAGTTTCTTCGAATTGCATTCGAACAGGGGTTGGCCATGCATGAAACCATATTGTTTGTCGATGACGAGAAAGTTTACCTTGATTACACCAGAAGCCTCTTCGAGAACAAGGGACTGACCATCTTAACTGCCAACTCTGCCTTGGAAGCGCTGGATGTTATCAACCAGAACATAATATGCGTGATTGTGGCCGACAACCAGATGCCCGGCATGTGTGGCCTGGAGCTCCTTACAAAGATCAAGGAAATTTCCCCGCACACCGTAAAGATCATGATGACTGGCAGCGCAGACCTTGCCACTGCGCTTTCCGCCATTAATAACGGCGAGGTTTTCCGCTTTGTCGTCAAACCCTGGAAGAATTCGGAGATGATTAGGGCAGTAAAAGATGGGATACGCAGATTCCGCATTCTGCAATCCATAAAGAGAGAGGATGAATTTGTCCTGCACTCACTAGCTCAAACCATCGAACTGAAAGATGCCTCTACCAAAGGGCACTGCGACCGGGTTGCCACATTGGCGCTGCAAATCGCCAAGGATTTGGGGATCGGAGAGACCATACAGGAGGAAATTAAATTCGGCAGCTGGCTCCATGACTGCGGCAAGATCGGTGTGCCTGAGGCGATTCTCAATGCCAACCGTAAACTGACTGACGAGGAGTTCGAGCTGATAAAGAAGCACTCGGCTTGGGGGTGCAGCGTGGTACGCAAGGCAAATCTTTCCATAACGGTGCAGAATATCGTTCTCTATCACCACGAACGCTACGACGGCAAGGGATACCCCTCCGGCCTCCATGGCGACAACATTCCCCTGGAAGCCCGGATCGTTGCCGTTGCGGATGTTTACGATGCACTCTCTGTGGACAGACCTTATCGCAAAAAATTATCCCGGGAAAACATCATGGAAACCATGGTAGAAATGCGGGGGACCAACCTCGATCCCGAGATTGTAGATGCACTGTTTGCAATCCTCAAGGTTGATTTTCAGGACTAAACTAAAGCGATCAAATCGGCACATCCTGCCGACGTCCGCAGAAATTCCGCCAAAGCCTTGTCCATCTGGCTGATATGGTTCCTGAGCCAATCGAATACCGTTTTGTTGATCTGCATCATCAAAATCAGGGTCGCCACTTCCCCGGCAAGAAAAGAATTCACGTTAAAGCAGAATCTCCAAAATATCAGAGCAGTCCATCGATAGCCTCAAAATCGATAACGGACTCCGCCAGGGAGGTGATAAGGGAAAGCTTCTCTTCGTCTTGCGCCGAGATCTTCGACACATGATCCGAAAGTCGCGTAAAGGCATCGGCGGTTCTCTCCTCGGTACGGATATAGGGTATCCGGCTGTCGTCAAGGATTTTCTGACTGATGGCAGATATGGGCGCATAGCCGGGGATGACAAGCCCAGCAAGCTTCTGCCGAAAGTCTGGAATCTGATACAGGGAGGAAGCCGTGACGATCAGTTCGTCCCGGGAACTGGTGGTGATGAGGAGGGTCGATTCCAGCAGGCCGTCGATTACCCGCTGGGAGGAGGCGGCCCCGAGCTGCACATGGTGGACGATGCGTCCTTTTTCCCCGGCATCGCCATGGAGGGGAAGTCCGAACAGCCGGGAGATGCTTTGGAGGGTCGGGTTGGCAAGGACGGGGGAATAGTCGAATGCCCCGGCAACGCTTAGCTCCCGCCCACTGAAAGCACGCTGCAGGTAATCCAGTGAGCAGGTGCGCTTTTCCGCAAGCAGCTTGTTGACCAGTATTTGCCGGACGTCAACGCCGTCCTGCTTATACAAGGCAAGATTCAGTTGCACGGAATCTATCACGTTTCCAATGCCGCCGCCGGTTACCATCACTACCGGCGCATTGAGCAGTTTCGCAACCCGGGCGTTGTTCAGGCCGATGACCGAGCCAACCCCGCCATGTCCTGCCCCTTCGATGATAAGGAAATCGTTCTTTTTTTCCAACTCCGCACAGGAACGGGCGATGGCATCTTCGTGGTAGCAGGACGGTATTTCACCGTCCAGAAATCTCTTGGTGGAGCCCTTCCCCAGCACCACCGGCGACATGAAGGCGGCATCGTCCTCAAGGCCGTAGATTTTAGCCATGAGCGCCGCATCCTTGTCCATGGTAATGCCGTTGAATTCGGTGCATTTAGGGCCGATCGGCTTGATGAAGCCGACCCGTCCATATTTTTTTCTGGCCAGATGCATCAGCGAAACGCTGATGGTGGTTTTCCCGCAATGCTGGCCCGTCGCCGCAATAAAGATTTTCTTGCACATCCCTGAATCCCCTGTCGCACCCGTTGACTGTAAAAATCTCCTCGTGTATGTAAATATAGTGGGATGCATACACAGGGTACAAGGACGTATACGGAATGTGCAGTATACGTTTTCAGGACAGGGGAAATTCGCCGGGCTTTCGGCGCCAGATAAGAGTTACGCTGGTAAGATTTGAGCCGACTCCGACCTGAGCGACGAAAAAAAAGCCCCATGGAAATTCCATGGGGCTTTTGCATTACATCGCGTTATCACTCGATACTTGTTACTCGCAAAGGTCGACCTTTACATCCCAGTTCTTGATCTTCATGGTGCCGTTGCGCTCCAGGTTGAGGTGCATCTTGAAGGCGCGGTCCCACAGTTGCGGTTCGTGGCCAACCTTTCTCCTGAGGCAGTCCGCGGAGGCAATTTCCAGGTACTCGGAAAGGATCGGCTTGTAATCCGGGTGGGCGCACTTTTCGATGATCCGCTTGGCGCGCTCCTTCGGTGCCATCCCGCGCAGGTCGGCCAGACCCTGCTCGGTAACGACGCAGTCAAGGTCGTGCTCAGTGTGGTCGATGTGAGAGCAATGCGGCACCACGCAAGAAATGCCGTTCGGATCGGTCTTGGAGGGACGTGACGACGGCGTGTGCATAATCTTCAGGAAGCCGTTGCGCAGGAAGTCGCCGGAACCGCCAAGGCCGTTGATCATCCTTGTGCCACCGACCAGGGTCGAATTGGCGTGGGCATAGATGTCGATTTCAACCGGGGTATTCATGGCGATACAACCCAGACGACGGATCGGCTCCGGCGCGTTGGAGATGGATAGCGGCCGCAGGGTAATCTTGTCGAAGTACTTGTCCATGTTCTCGAAAAAGCGCGGGAAGCCCGGCGACGCGGAGAGGGAGAGCGAACAGGAAGAGGCGTGGTCCAGCTTGCCCGAGTCGAACAGGTCGAGCATGGTATCCTGGAGCACCTCGGTGTAGACGGTCAGATTTGAGAAGGGCCCCTTGGCCAGGCCGCCGATGACGGCGTTGGCGATTGAGCCGACCCCAGACTGGAGCGGCAGCAGGTTCTTCGGCAGACGGCCCGCCTTCACTTCGTGGGTGAAGAACTCGATGACGTGGCCGGCGATCGCTTCCGAGGTGTCGTCCTGCTCGGCAAAGGCGCGCCCCTGGTCGCGGAGTTTGGACTCGACCACGGCGATGATCTTGCTCGGGTCACACGGAATCGAGGTCGAACCGATGCGGGAACCGGCCTTGACGATATTGAACGGCTGGCGGTTGGGGGGGGTCGCCGGGGTGAGCAGGTCATGGATACCTTCGAAGGAGGGCTCGCCTGTGTTGACCTCGATGATGATCCTGTCACAGATCATCAGGATTTCCGGGATGACGCCGCAGGATGAAGTCGGGACCAGGCCGCCGTCTTCGGTTATGGCCGAAACTTCGATAATGGCGAGGTCAAGCTTGCCGCTTTCCGAGTCCTTGGTATAGAAGCCGTAGCCCAGGTCCTGGGCAAACAGTGAAAGATGCTTGTCACCCATGCGGATGCGGCCTTCGTTGATGCCGGCGGCGATGTTCTTGCCGGTCTGATACGGCCAGCGGCGGTCGATCATGTCGAGGGTGGCCCAGCGGTCCTCAGTCTCGGCACCGACGGAAGCGCCGATGAACAGGTTGAACTTCAGCTTGCCCTGCAGTCCGTTTTTCTCTACGTGGTCAGCCAAAGCGATGGGTACCACCTTCGGATAACCGGCAGGGGTGAAGCCGGACCAGCCGAGGTTCATGCCGTTCTTGAAGAACTGCACGGTCTCCTCGGGCTTCATGACCTTGTTCAAAAGGGACTTGCAACGTACGCGGTCTTGCAGTGTGCCGTACTCAGACATTTTCTTCCTCCTGTTTTGTTTTGATGTTTACACAAGATCCCAAAGACCTTGAAATTGGACCGCCAGCGCAGCTGTTCATGGTGATTTAATCATTGGCAAGCGGTGTGTATACAAAATGACAGGACCTGGATTTTACTCAACAGCCCCCCTTTAGTCAAGCTAAAAAACGCTCGACTACGATTTGCACCATTGCCGGCTGATTTTAAAAAAAACAACAAAATAGCTCATTTAGACAGTCGTGCGACTGAAGAGTTTTGCATTTCCCCCTCTATTCGGAGAGCAACGACTCAAATTATTTCAAGCTGATAATTATACATAACAAGTGACAGCCGGACAGGGGTGCGTCTTTTCAAGGTGTCCTGCACATCGAGAGTGAACTGCTGTTTTATTTGATTTGCTGAAGATCAATGGCCGCTTCGCCTCCGTTGCGAAGGGCGCTTCTTGAACAGGAAGCTACATCAGAAGCAATGGTGAGCAGCGTCGTCATACTCCTCTTATCTGTCAACCAGTGTTGCCGGTGGCCGAAATTGGCGATACCCGTTGACAACAAAGGTGAATTGTATAGTATTAGGGCAATTTTTACTTGATATGGCGATGCTGGAGAACCCTTGCATGGGAAAAATTCTGATAATAGAAGACAGTAAGGTCGCACAAGCCCAGTTGGCGGATATTCTGGAAAAGGAATTTTCGCTGGAGTTTCGGGAAAACGGCCGGCAAGGGATTTCATCTGCCCACAGCAACTTGCCGGATCTTATTCTGCTCGATATCCACCTGCCGCGCATGAATGGCTACGACGTCTGCAAGCTTCTGAAAAATGATGCCGACACACGGGAAATCCCGATAATTTTCATCACGGCCATGGATGCGGAAAAGGAAAGGGTGAAGGGATTCGAAGCCGGCGCCGTAGACTATATCGTCAAGCCGTTTTACCCGCAGGAGCTGCTGGCCAGGGTCAGGACCCACATGGCCGCCATAAGGGAAAACAGACAGGCCCTCGAACTGGAAAAGCTGAAGTTGTTCAAAGAGATGTCCGTCGCCCTCAGCCACGAGATAAACAACCCGTTGACCGCGGTTTACGGCTTTCTCTATGTGCTGGAAAAAGAGCTCGTCGAACCGGAGGAAAAAATCAAGACATCCCTGCTGCACATCCGCAAAGAAGTGGAAAGGATCAGGGACATTGTCGCAAAACTGGCAAATGCCTCACGGATCTCCCAAACCGATTATGCCGGCGATGCCAAAATGATCGACCTGCACGATATCTAAGATTACGTGGAATCAGCCAGCCGATAAGGCTTTGCTGACTCCGGTGGAGGGGAAATCGGGGGGTGCATTAGAGGGGTTTTCTGTCAAGGCTCCTGTATTGAATCGCCTCTGAAATATGATTTTCTTTGATCCCGTCATTTCCGTCAAGATCGGCGATGGTCCTCGCCACCTTGAGAATGCGGTTATAGGTTCGTGCAGAGAGCCCCATGCGGTCGGTGACCAGTTCCAGCATACGGTTGCCGGCGGCATCGGTCTCGCAGAATTTCTTGATAAATCGGGGCGTCATATGGGCGTTGCAGTGCACCTTGCTCCCCTTGAAGCGCTCCCGCTGGAGGTCCCGCGAGCGCTCCACCCTCAGGCTTATTTCCTGTGAACTCTCACCGTCGCTCCGGTCGGCAAGATCCCGGTATTTGACCGCCGGCACTTCGATGTGCAGGTCGATACGGTCCAGTAGCGGGCCTGAAATGCGTGAACGATAACGCTGAATCATCAAAGGCGTGCACGAACAGGGATGAAGGGGATCGCCGAGATAGCCGCAGGGGCAGGGATTCATCGCCGTAACCAGCATGATGCGTGATGGATAAGTCACCGACATAAGTGCCCGGGAAATGGTTACCCGCCCGTCTTCCAACGGCTGCCGCAACACTTCGAGAACATGTTTTTTAAATTCGGGAAGTTCATCGAGGAAGAGGACTCCATTGTGTGACAGGGAAACCTCCCCCGGCCGCGGGGTGTTGCTGCCGCCGATCAGACCTATGTCGGAGATGGTATGATGTGGTGAACGAAACGGCCGATTGGCAATAAGCGCCCTCTCCTTTTCCAGGAGCCCCATGACGCTGTAAATCTTGGTGGTTTCAATCGCTTCGTCGAAGGACATGCGCGGCAGGATCGATGGAATGCGCCGGGCCAGCATAGTCTTGCCGGAACCTGGCGGCCCGATCATCAGAATATTATGTGCACCTGCAGCAGCGACTTCCAGCGCCCGTTTGGCATGCTCCTGCCCCTTGACCTCGGAAAAGTCTTCACCGTAATCGAAATTTTGCTGAAACAGCTCGTGAAGATCGACTTGGCTGGGGAGAATGGCGCGTTCGCCGTTGAGAAACTCCACCACTTCCGCCAACTCCGTGACGCCGATAACGTCAATCCCCTCAACCACTGCACCTTCGCAGGCATTTTCCCGAGGGACGATGACTCCGCGGAAACCTGCATTCTTTGCCGCCACGGTAACGGGCAGGCAACCGCGCACCGGCTTTACTCCGCCATCCAGCGAAAGTTCTCCCAGCAGCAAATATTCCTTGATATGCTGTGCTTTGACTACACCGGTTGCTGCGAGGATGCCGATAGAAATAGGTAGATCGAAAGCGGCTCCCTCTTTTTTCACATCGGCAGGAGCCAGGTTAACTGTTATCTTCCGGTTCGGAAATTCATAGCCCGAGTTCTTCAGCGCCGACTTGACCCGGTCCTTGCTTTCCTTCACCGCCCCATCGGGGAGTCCGACGGTCGCAAACTGCGGCAACCCCTGGGCAATATCCACCTCCACATCCACCATGATGGCATCGATGCCCAGAAGGGCGCTGCTGAGGACTTTTGCGAGCATTTAACCCCCGTGAACAGTAAGTCGTGAGTAGGTTCACTACTTACTGATGTTACGCTTTGAGCATATCCAGATAGCGTTCCGCGTCCAGCGCTGCCATGCAGCCGGTGCCGGCGGAGGTGATAGCCTGCTTGTAGGT
This genomic window contains:
- a CDS encoding OmpH family outer membrane protein: MYKPLRKIFVAVLLATLPILAGAEETKPVPEPKVETVVQPALPALTSPAVKGVEPGKAERTIKFGYADMLKLGSESVQGKAAKARFEEKSDKYKSQIAAKQKQLEKKKAAIQAKLATLTPEQRAAKAKDFEKKVEEYQKFVQKAENEMQAFQEEISRKLYQDIEQAAVAYGKANGYTAICVKKDILYLGSGVDVQDVTDAILKLVNEKGQKP
- a CDS encoding phosphotransacetylase family protein, with the protein product MCKKIFIAATGQHCGKTTISVSLMHLARKKYGRVGFIKPIGPKCTEFNGITMDKDAALMAKIYGLEDDAAFMSPVVLGKGSTKRFLDGEIPSCYHEDAIARSCAELEKKNDFLIIEGAGHGGVGSVIGLNNARVAKLLNAPVVMVTGGGIGNVIDSVQLNLALYKQDGVDVRQILVNKLLAEKRTCSLDYLQRAFSGRELSVAGAFDYSPVLANPTLQSISRLFGLPLHGDAGEKGRIVHHVQLGAASSQRVIDGLLESTLLITTSSRDELIVTASSLYQIPDFRQKLAGLVIPGYAPISAISQKILDDSRIPYIRTEERTADAFTRLSDHVSKISAQDEEKLSLITSLAESVIDFEAIDGLL
- a CDS encoding ATP-binding response regulator produces the protein MGKILIIEDSKVAQAQLADILEKEFSLEFRENGRQGISSAHSNLPDLILLDIHLPRMNGYDVCKLLKNDADTREIPIIFITAMDAEKERVKGFEAGAVDYIVKPFYPQELLARVRTHMAAIRENRQALELEKLKLFKEMSVALSHEINNPLTAVYGFLYVLEKELVEPEEKIKTSLLHIRKEVERIRDIVAKLANASRISQTDYAGDAKMIDLHDI
- a CDS encoding YifB family Mg chelatase-like AAA ATPase gives rise to the protein MLAKVLSSALLGIDAIMVDVEVDIAQGLPQFATVGLPDGAVKESKDRVKSALKNSGYEFPNRKITVNLAPADVKKEGAAFDLPISIGILAATGVVKAQHIKEYLLLGELSLDGGVKPVRGCLPVTVAAKNAGFRGVIVPRENACEGAVVEGIDVIGVTELAEVVEFLNGERAILPSQVDLHELFQQNFDYGEDFSEVKGQEHAKRALEVAAAGAHNILMIGPPGSGKTMLARRIPSILPRMSFDEAIETTKIYSVMGLLEKERALIANRPFRSPHHTISDIGLIGGSNTPRPGEVSLSHNGVLFLDELPEFKKHVLEVLRQPLEDGRVTISRALMSVTYPSRIMLVTAMNPCPCGYLGDPLHPCSCTPLMIQRYRSRISGPLLDRIDLHIEVPAVKYRDLADRSDGESSQEISLRVERSRDLQRERFKGSKVHCNAHMTPRFIKKFCETDAAGNRMLELVTDRMGLSARTYNRILKVARTIADLDGNDGIKENHISEAIQYRSLDRKPL
- a CDS encoding HD domain-containing phosphohydrolase — its product is MHETILFVDDEKVYLDYTRSLFENKGLTILTANSALEALDVINQNIICVIVADNQMPGMCGLELLTKIKEISPHTVKIMMTGSADLATALSAINNGEVFRFVVKPWKNSEMIRAVKDGIRRFRILQSIKREDEFVLHSLAQTIELKDASTKGHCDRVATLALQIAKDLGIGETIQEEIKFGSWLHDCGKIGVPEAILNANRKLTDEEFELIKKHSAWGCSVVRKANLSITVQNIVLYHHERYDGKGYPSGLHGDNIPLEARIVAVADVYDALSVDRPYRKKLSRENIMETMVEMRGTNLDPEIVDALFAILKVDFQD
- a CDS encoding acetyl-CoA hydrolase/transferase C-terminal domain-containing protein; amino-acid sequence: MSEYGTLQDRVRCKSLLNKVMKPEETVQFFKNGMNLGWSGFTPAGYPKVVPIALADHVEKNGLQGKLKFNLFIGASVGAETEDRWATLDMIDRRWPYQTGKNIAAGINEGRIRMGDKHLSLFAQDLGYGFYTKDSESGKLDLAIIEVSAITEDGGLVPTSSCGVIPEILMICDRIIIEVNTGEPSFEGIHDLLTPATPPNRQPFNIVKAGSRIGSTSIPCDPSKIIAVVESKLRDQGRAFAEQDDTSEAIAGHVIEFFTHEVKAGRLPKNLLPLQSGVGSIANAVIGGLAKGPFSNLTVYTEVLQDTMLDLFDSGKLDHASSCSLSLSASPGFPRFFENMDKYFDKITLRPLSISNAPEPIRRLGCIAMNTPVEIDIYAHANSTLVGGTRMINGLGGSGDFLRNGFLKIMHTPSSRPSKTDPNGISCVVPHCSHIDHTEHDLDCVVTEQGLADLRGMAPKERAKRIIEKCAHPDYKPILSEYLEIASADCLRRKVGHEPQLWDRAFKMHLNLERNGTMKIKNWDVKVDLCE